A window of Parasynechococcus marenigrum WH 8102 contains these coding sequences:
- a CDS encoding efflux RND transporter periplasmic adaptor subunit has product MKRSRPKWLTAALVLAVAGSGFVLLRFGPWSSRQRDLTPYVARAERGALSGVITASGELLAVQKVNVSPRQQGLLDQLLVDEGDEVSKGQLLAVMDPGDIEDRVQERQALLRQAEANYQSSKDDFDRRQELFTIGVISSDDFSEVRFQMIAAEAAVVAARERLEQLEEEEDERLIRAPFDGTITARYAEPGAFVTPTTTASATAGATSSSIVELSKGLEVAARVPESDIGRIATGQSAEIRVDAFPDERFKAQVSEVAPRAEKQDNVTSFEVKLALVNPPEKLLIGMTADINFQTGQSTPKTLVPTVAIVTEDGKPGVLLVDEQQKPEFQEVELGSSSGDQTAILKGLEAGTNVFIDLPPWADRRD; this is encoded by the coding sequence ATGAAACGCTCCCGACCCAAATGGCTGACCGCAGCTCTGGTGCTGGCGGTTGCTGGCAGTGGTTTCGTCCTGCTGCGCTTCGGGCCCTGGAGCAGCCGTCAACGGGATCTGACGCCCTACGTCGCCCGTGCTGAACGGGGTGCCTTGTCCGGCGTGATCACCGCCAGTGGAGAGCTGTTGGCCGTGCAGAAGGTCAACGTCAGTCCTCGCCAGCAGGGACTACTGGATCAGCTGCTGGTGGATGAAGGGGATGAAGTCAGCAAGGGGCAGCTTCTGGCGGTGATGGACCCGGGCGACATTGAAGACCGCGTGCAGGAACGCCAGGCCCTGCTGCGCCAGGCCGAGGCGAATTACCAAAGCAGCAAGGACGATTTCGACCGCCGTCAAGAGCTCTTCACCATTGGCGTGATCAGCTCCGACGACTTCAGCGAAGTCCGCTTCCAAATGATCGCCGCCGAGGCTGCTGTGGTCGCAGCCCGTGAACGTTTGGAGCAGCTCGAAGAAGAGGAGGATGAACGTCTGATTCGTGCCCCCTTCGATGGCACCATCACGGCCCGTTATGCAGAACCAGGGGCTTTCGTGACCCCCACCACCACCGCCTCCGCCACGGCTGGTGCCACCAGTTCATCAATCGTTGAGCTCTCCAAAGGGCTTGAGGTGGCGGCACGCGTGCCGGAAAGTGACATCGGACGGATTGCCACCGGCCAATCTGCTGAGATCCGTGTGGACGCCTTCCCAGATGAACGCTTCAAGGCCCAGGTGAGTGAGGTAGCGCCTCGAGCAGAAAAACAAGACAACGTCACCTCCTTCGAGGTGAAACTTGCACTGGTCAATCCACCGGAGAAACTACTGATCGGCATGACCGCCGACATCAACTTTCAGACCGGTCAAAGCACTCCGAAGACGTTGGTACCCACCGTTGCAATCGTCACCGAAGACGGAAAACCCGGCGTTTTGCTGGTGGATGAACAACAGAAACCAGAGTTTCAGGAGGTGGAGCTCGGCAGCAGCAGCGGTGATCAGACTGCGATCCTGAAGGGCCTGGAAGCGGGAACAAACGTGTTCATTGATCTGCCCCCCTGGGCCGATCGCCGCGACTGA